A region from the Diorhabda sublineata isolate icDioSubl1.1 chromosome X, icDioSubl1.1, whole genome shotgun sequence genome encodes:
- the LOC130451453 gene encoding TBC1 domain family member 22B yields the protein MESDHLEKSSFWKKNVKSVAGRPSPKREGKDIKRTPGSTSFQDFQASVSDAWDLDDDEFCVISGLENTKISKKVAHSAALNVLNSHRSNYEFESSTENKKNKKVDSLETEQNKISRIPGRPKPIRRLPNEQEGVENKLEKFQNLLENSTTLQELCRLSWSGIPGKVKGITWRLLSGYLPMNIERRNEVLERKRQDYWSLVEKYYYTEHDETNRDIQHQINIDVPRMNPSIPLFQQKTVQIMFERILFIWSIRHPASGYVQGINDLVTPFYIVFLQEFLKEDEPFEKCFVDQLTEEQRRIVEADSFWCLSKFMDSIQDNYVFAQIGIQKKVLQLEELIKRVDESLHKHLKEHNVSYLQFSFRWLNNLLTRELPLRCTIRLWDTYLAESDCFATFQLYVCAAFLLYWKDCLMQQHDFQGLLLLLQNLPTQSWTSSQISLLVAEAYKLKVMFADAPNHLLSNTTGDS from the exons ATGGAAAGTGACCATCTTGAGAAATCTTCTTTTTGGAAGAAGAATGTGAAGTCAGTAGCTGGAAG GCCGAGCCCCAAAAGAGAAGGAAAAGATATCAAGAGAACACCAGGCTCGACATCATTTCAAGATTTTCAGGCATCAGTTAGTGATGCTTGGGATCTAGACGACGACGAATTTTGTGTAATATCGGGACTAGAAa atacaaagatatcaaaaaaagtcGCACACTCAGCAGCTTTAAATGTACTAAATAGTCACAGAAGTAACTATGAGTTTGAATCAtctactgaaaataaaaaaaataaaaaagttgatagcTTGGAAACTGAACAGAATAAAATCAGTCGAATACCTGGTAGACCAAAACCAATTCGTAGATTACCAAATGAACAGGAAGGAGTAgagaataaattagaaaaattccaaaatctTCTAG aaaattcaacAACACTACAGGAATTGTGCCGTCTTAGTTGGTCGGGAATACCAGGAAAAGTGAAAGGAATTACATGGAGACTGCTTTCAGGATATCTTCCAATGAATATAGAACGAAGAAATGAGGTATTAGAAAGGAAAAGACAGGACTATTGGTCTTTAGTAGAAAAGTATTATTACACTGAACATGATGAAACCAACCGTGATATTCAACACCAAATTAATATTGATGTGCCAAGAATGAATCCTTCTATAccattatttcaacaaaaaacagTACAAATCATGTTTgaaagaatattatttatatggtCAATACGTCATCCTGCTTCTGGATATGTGCAGGGTATAAATGACTTAGTAACTCCTTTTTATATAgtgtttttacaagaatttttaAAGGAAGATGAACCATTTGAAAAGTGTTTTGTGGACCAATTAACTGAAGAACAACGAAGGATAGTTGAAGCTGATTCATTTTGGTGTTTATCCAAATTTATGGATAGTATACAAGATAATTATGTATTTGCACAAATAGGTATTCAAAAAAAGGTGTTACAGCTTGAGGAATTGATTAAAAGAGTTGATGAAAGTTTACATAAACATTTGAAAGAGCATAACGTTAGTTATCTTCAATTTTCCTTTAGATGGCTGAATAATTTATTGACTCGAGAACTGCCATTGCGTTGCACCATCAGATTATGGGATACCTACCTTGCTGAAAGTGATTGCTTTGCAACATTTCAGTTATATGTTTGTGCTGCCTTCCTCCTTTATTGGAAAGATTGTTTAATGCAACAACATGACTTTCAGGGATTACTTTTGTTGTTGCAGAATCTACCGACTCAATCCTGGACTAGTTCTCAAATAAGTTTATTGGTGGCCGAGGCCTACAAACTTAAAGTTATGTTTGCTGATGCTCCCAATCATCTTTTAAGTAATACCACCGGTGATAGTtga